A single genomic interval of Fusarium verticillioides 7600 chromosome 8, whole genome shotgun sequence harbors:
- a CDS encoding alcohol dehydrogenase, which produces MLRGTTELSLWANGRCLYKLKLVAAIYPSFDSPNCNTPYYTQLQYTQLLYSKATMLSSSNAMRTGILRSGRLATRSTALLARSATAQIQTTRRNFSSSQRTLCASCATSGGQPCARHNPSSRASAGNITTSFSPNSSLGKTAAYATAASPVIPSEQWAQVLEERGGAVQYKKIPVPTPGSDEVLINVKYSGVCHTDLHAVNGDWPLESKMPLVGGHEGAGIVVARGELVKDVEIGDHVGLKWLHGSCMSCEQCRQSNESLCSQASLSGYTVDGSFQQYAVGKAAHVARIPKDCDLAGVAPILCAGLTVYKALKSSGVRPGQSVVIAGAGGGLGTFAIQYAKAMGLRVTALDGGDEKRKVCTELGADVFVDFKTSTDIVGEIKNATNGLGPDAVLLLAASEKPFQQASQYVKSKGTIVCVGLPANAFVKAPVFDTVVR; this is translated from the exons ATGCTCCGTGGCACCACAGAATTATCGTTATGGGCTAACGGACGCTGCCTGTATAAGTTGAAGCTTGTCGCTGCTATATATCCAAGCTTTGACTCACCCAATTGCAATACGCCATATTATACCCAATTACAGTATACACAATTACTCTACAGCAAGGCTACAATGCTATCATCAAGCAACGCGATGCGAACTGGCATCCTCCGATCTGGGAGACTAGCCACACGAAGCACAGCACTCCTCGCACGCTCAGCAACAGCTCAGATCCAAACGACACGCCGAAACTTTTCTTCCAGTCAACGAACACTCTGCGCAAGCTGTGCAACTTCCGGAGGACAACCATGCGCCCGGCATAACCCTAGCAGTCGCGCTAGCGCCGGAAACATCACCACAAGCTTCAGTCCTAACAGTAGCCTCGGCAAGACTGCCGCTTACGCCACAGCTGCTAGCCCTGTCATTCCTAGCGAACAGTGGGCACAGGTTTTGGAAGAACGAGGTGGAG CTGTTCAATATAAAAAGATCCCTGTTCCAACGCCAGGCTCCGATGAGGTTTTGATCAATGTCAAGTATAGTGGAGTCTGCCACACAGACCTTCACGCCGTCAATGGCGACTGGCCACTTGAATCGAAGATGCCTCTAGTTGGCGGTCACGAAGGTGCGGGTATCGTGGTAGCACGAGGAGAGCTCGTCAAAGACGTTGAAATTGGTGACCATGTTGGCCTGAAGTGGCTTCACGGCTCCTGCATGAGCTGTGAGCAGTGTCGACAGTCCAACGAATCCCTTTGTTCACAAGCTTCCCTTTCAGGATACACAGTTGATGGCTCGTTCCAGCAATACGCTGTAGGAAAAGCTGCTCATGTCGCGCGAATTCCCAAGGACTGTGACCTCGCTGGCGTGGCACCTATTCTCTGTGCTGGACTTACAGTCTATAAGGCTCTCAAGTCCTCCGGCGTTCGACCAGGACAAAGTGTCGTTATTGCTGGCGCTGGAGGCGGTCTTGGTACTTTCGCTATTCAATATGCCAAGGCTATGGGTCTGCGAGTAACTGCTcttgatggtggagatgagaagcgcAAGGTCTGCACTGAGCTTGGGGCTGATGTATTTGTTGACTTCAAGACGTCGACGGATATTGTtggcgagatcaagaacgcTACTAATGGCCTTGGACCTGATGCTGTTCTACTTCTTGCAGCCAGTGAGAAGCCATTCCAGCAAGCTAGTCAGTATGTCAAGAGCAAGGGCACGATTGTCTGTGTTGGTTTACCAGCCAATGCTTTCGTCAAAGCTCCTGTCTTCGACACTGTCGTTCGGTAA
- a CDS encoding elongator complex protein 3, whose protein sequence is MATATMTVTAAPIKKKPDMAPESERFLRCCADVANALIEDHEASKAGRATRDINLNSLRNKLAKKHKLQNIPPLTAIIASIPEHYKKYILPKLIAKPIRTSSGIAVVAVMCKPHRCPHIAYTGNICVYCPGGPDSDFEYSTQSYTGYEPTSMRAIRARYDPFEQARGRVDQLKSLGHSVDKVEYIIMGGTFMSLSESYREEFIAQLHNALSGYQTTNVDEAVEAGEMSNIKCVGITIETRPDYCLQPHLSDMLRYGCTRLEVGVQSLYEDVARDSNRGHTVAAVAETFCLAKDAGYKVVSHMMPDLPNVGMERDIDQFREYFENPAFRTDGLKIYPTLVIRGTGLYELWRTGRYQNYTPNGLIDLIARIMALIPPWTRIYRVQRDIPMPLVTSGVENGNLRELALARMKDFGTTCRDVRTREVGVNEIKNKIRPNQIELVRRDYVANGGWETFLAYEDPKQDILVALLRLRKCTEKYTYREELTGQPTSMVRELHVYGTAVPVHARDPRKFQHQGFGTLLMEEAERIAIEEHGSDKISVISGVGVRSYYKKLGFWLDGPYMSKWLDGREQPE, encoded by the coding sequence atggccactgCCACCATGACCGTGACGGCCGCgccgatcaagaagaagcccgaCATGGCTCCCGAGAGCGAGCGCTTCCTACGATGCTGCGCCGACGTCGCAAATGCCCTCATCGAAGACCACGAAGCCAGCAAGGCTGGTCGAGCCACACGCGATATCAACCTAAACTCCCTGCGAAACAAGCTTGCCAAAAAGCACAAGCTCCAGAACATCCCGCCTTTGACCGCCATCATCGCCTCCATTCCCGAACACTATAAGAAATACATCCTGCCAAAGCTCATCGCGAAGCCCATTCGAACGTCCTCTGGTATTGCTGTCGTCGCTGTCATGTGCAAGCCCCATCGGTGTCCTCATATCGCTTATACCGGCAACATCTGCGTTTATTGTCCTGGAGGTCCTGATTCCGACTTCGAGTATAGCACACAGTCTTATACTGGCTACGAACCTACATCGATGCGAGCCATTCGTGCACGATACGACCCTTTCGAGCAGGCTCGAGGACGTGTTGATCAGCTCAAGTCTCTTGGCCACTCTGTCGACAAGGTTGAGTACATCATTATGGGAGGAACCTTTATGTCTCTTTCTGAGTCATACCGCGAGGAGTTTATTGCACAGCTTCACAATGCTCTTAGTGGTTACCAAACGaccaatgttgatgaggccgTGGAGGCTGGCGAGATGAGCAACATCAAGTGTGTCGGAATCACAATCGAGACACGACCCGATTATTGTCTGCAGCCTCATCTTTCTGACATGCTGCGATATGGCTGTACACGACTTGAGGTTGGAGTGCAGTCATTGTACGAAGATGTTGCGCGAGACTCCAACCGAGGACACACAGTTGCTGCAGTCGCAGAGACGTTCTGCCTCGCCAAGGACGCTGGTTACAAGGTTGTTAGCCACATGATGCCCGATTTGCCAAACGTTGGCATGGAGCGCGACATCGATCAGTTCAGAGAGTACTTCGAGAATCCTGCTTTCCGAACCGACGGTCTCAAGATTTATCCTACCCTGGTCATTCGAGGCACAGGTTTGTACGAATTGTGGAGGACAGGGCGATACCAGAACTACACTCCCAACGGCTTGATCGATCTCATCGCAAGAATTATGGCTCTTATTCCTCCTTGGACTCGTATCTACCGCGTTCAGCGCGATATTCCCATGCCTCTGGTCACATCTGGAGTTGAGAACGGTAACCTACGCGAACTGGCACTGGCTCGAATGAAGGACTTTGGAACAACCTGCCGAGATGTGCGGACACGAGAGGTTGGAGTgaacgagatcaagaacaagattcGACCTAACCAGATCGAGCTGGTCCGACGAGATTACGTCGCCAACGGCGGTTGGGAGACTTTCCTGGCCTACGAGGATCCCAAGCAGGATATCCTCGTTGCTCTACTTCGATTGCGAAAGTGTACCGAGAAATATACCTACCGAGAGGAGCTTACAGGCCAGCCCACGAGTATGGTGCGAGAGCTTCACGTTTATGGCACAGCTGTGCCAGTTCACGCTCGCGATCCCCGCAAGTTCCAGCATCAGGGTTTCGGTACACTTCTGATGGAGGAGGCCGAGAGGATTGCGATTGAGGAGCACGGCAGCGACAAGATCAGTGTTATCTCTGGTGTTGGAGTGAGGAGCTActacaagaagcttggcttctggtTGGATGGTCCTTATATGAGCAAGTGGCTGGATGGTCGTGAGCAGCCTGAGTAA
- a CDS encoding alcohol dehydrogenase: MLRGTTELSLWANGRCLYKLKLVAAIYPSFDSPNCNTPYYTQLQYTQLLYSKATMLSSSNAMRTGILRSGRLATRSTALLARSATAQIQTTRRNFSSSQRTLCASCATSGGQPCARHNPSSRASAGNITTSFSPNSSLGKTAAYATAASPVIPSEQWAQVLEERGGAVQYKKIPVPTPGSDEVLINVKYSGVCHTDLHAVNGDWPLESKMPLVGGHEGAGIVVARGELVKDVEIGDHVGLKWLHGSCMSCEQCRQSNESLCSQASLSGYTVDGSFQQYAVGKAAHVARIPKDCDLAGVAPILCAGLTVYKALKSSGVRPGQSVVIAGAGGGLGTFAIQYAKAMGLRVTALDGGDEKRKVCTELGADVFVDFKTSTDIVGEIKNATNGLGPDAVLLLAASEKPFQQASQYVKSKGTIVCVGLPANAFVKAPVFDTVVREINIKGSYVGNRQDTAEAIEFYRQGLIKAPYKIVGLSELQKVYDMMIAGNVAGRYVVDTSR, from the exons ATGCTCCGTGGCACCACAGAATTATCGTTATGGGCTAACGGACGCTGCCTGTATAAGTTGAAGCTTGTCGCTGCTATATATCCAAGCTTTGACTCACCCAATTGCAATACGCCATATTATACCCAATTACAGTATACACAATTACTCTACAGCAAGGCTACAATGCTATCATCAAGCAACGCGATGCGAACTGGCATCCTCCGATCTGGGAGACTAGCCACACGAAGCACAGCACTCCTCGCACGCTCAGCAACAGCTCAGATCCAAACGACACGCCGAAACTTTTCTTCCAGTCAACGAACACTCTGCGCAAGCTGTGCAACTTCCGGAGGACAACCATGCGCCCGGCATAACCCTAGCAGTCGCGCTAGCGCCGGAAACATCACCACAAGCTTCAGTCCTAACAGTAGCCTCGGCAAGACTGCCGCTTACGCCACAGCTGCTAGCCCTGTCATTCCTAGCGAACAGTGGGCACAGGTTTTGGAAGAACGAGGTGGAG CTGTTCAATATAAAAAGATCCCTGTTCCAACGCCAGGCTCCGATGAGGTTTTGATCAATGTCAAGTATAGTGGAGTCTGCCACACAGACCTTCACGCCGTCAATGGCGACTGGCCACTTGAATCGAAGATGCCTCTAGTTGGCGGTCACGAAGGTGCGGGTATCGTGGTAGCACGAGGAGAGCTCGTCAAAGACGTTGAAATTGGTGACCATGTTGGCCTGAAGTGGCTTCACGGCTCCTGCATGAGCTGTGAGCAGTGTCGACAGTCCAACGAATCCCTTTGTTCACAAGCTTCCCTTTCAGGATACACAGTTGATGGCTCGTTCCAGCAATACGCTGTAGGAAAAGCTGCTCATGTCGCGCGAATTCCCAAGGACTGTGACCTCGCTGGCGTGGCACCTATTCTCTGTGCTGGACTTACAGTCTATAAGGCTCTCAAGTCCTCCGGCGTTCGACCAGGACAAAGTGTCGTTATTGCTGGCGCTGGAGGCGGTCTTGGTACTTTCGCTATTCAATATGCCAAGGCTATGGGTCTGCGAGTAACTGCTcttgatggtggagatgagaagcgcAAGGTCTGCACTGAGCTTGGGGCTGATGTATTTGTTGACTTCAAGACGTCGACGGATATTGTtggcgagatcaagaacgcTACTAATGGCCTTGGACCTGATGCTGTTCTACTTCTTGCAGCCAGTGAGAAGCCATTCCAGCAAGCTAGTCAGTATGTCAAGAGCAAGGGCACGATTGTCTGTGTTGGTTTACCAGCCAATGCTTTCGTCAAAGCTCCTGTCTTCGACACTGTCGTTCG TGAAATCAATATCAAGGGCAGCTACGTCGGTAACCGACAGGATAcagctgaagccattgaatTTTACAGGCAAGGCCTCATCAAGGCACCATACAA GATCGTCGGATTGTCAGAACTCCAGAAGGTCTATGATATGATGATTGCAGGCAACGTTGCTGGTCGTTATGTGGTGGATACCAGCAGATAA